CCCTTATCTGGGTCATCGCGGGAGCACTGCTCATCGCGGCCGAGGTGCTGTCCGGAAACCTGGTCCTGTTGATGCTCGGTCTCGGTGCGCTCGTCGCCGCCGTCTCGGCGGGGATCGGTCTGCCGCTCTGGATCGACGTGATCGTGTTCGGACTCTCCTCGGTGGGGCTCGTCGTGCTCGCCAGGCCCGTCCTGCGCAGGCGGATGCGCAAGGGCGAGCTGACCGCGAAGACCAATGCCGAGGCACTGGTCGGCGAGAAGGCCACGGTCGTGGCCGAGGTGACCGCGGACGGCGGTCTGGTGAAGCTGGCAGGCGAGGTCTGGTCGGCCCGCAGCCTCGACGAGACCCAGGTACTGGAGGAGGGCCGCATCGTCACCGTCATGGAGATCTCCGGCGCGACCGCCGTGGTCTGGGACACCCCGTGAACAAGGAGACCGCCTGCTCGTCCCGGACGGCGGGTCTCCACTGGAGGTTTCAAGAGAGATGACGCTCTTCATCGTGCTGGCAGTGCTTGTGCTGCTGATCGCCACGGTCGTGTCACAGGCCGTGCTGGTGATCCCGCAGGCGACCGCGGCCGTGATCGAGAGACTGGGGCGGTTTCGCACCGTCGCGGCACCGGGTCTGAACTTCCTGGTGCCCTTCTTCGACCGAGTGCGCGCCAAGATCGACTTGCGCGAACAGGTGGTCTCCTTCCCCCCGCAGCCGGTGATCACCGAGGACAATCTGACCGTCTCCATCGACACGGTGGTCTACTTCCAGGTCACGGACCCGCGCGCGGCCGTCTACGAGATCTCCGACTACATCATCGGTGTCGAGCAGCTGACCACCACCACGCTGCGTAACGTGGTCGGCGGCATGACCCTCGAACAGACCCTCACCTCGCGT
This genomic stretch from Actinoalloteichus hoggarensis harbors:
- a CDS encoding NfeD family protein, coding for MAALIWVIAGALLIAAEVLSGNLVLLMLGLGALVAAVSAGIGLPLWIDVIVFGLSSVGLVVLARPVLRRRMRKGELTAKTNAEALVGEKATVVAEVTADGGLVKLAGEVWSARSLDETQVLEEGRIVTVMEISGATAVVWDTP